In a single window of the Trichoderma breve strain T069 chromosome 6, whole genome shotgun sequence genome:
- a CDS encoding FAD binding domain-containing protein, producing the protein MVARKNLFTSLGAAVLAGLVQNAEADCKCFPGDSCWPSDAAWAALNKTTSGNLIRNVPVAAPCYPGAHQDDAACTDIKANWANSVFQAKFPTGYDFPHTWACDLPGRNSSSCSMGESATYSINATTPEAISAGLKFAKEYNIRVTIKNTGHDFLGRSAGAGSLEIWTRYLRPSIQPPIVFHDVYTPTQSCAAVQKGGSSYWGGSSVQLDGMVTFDDVYPQAHQKGVVVVGGTCHSVGMTGGYLQGGGHGAAMHQYGLGTDQVLEYNVVLANGSQVLASPCSNPDLFQALRGGGPGTYGVVTSATVRTYPDTPMVGVVLLMSPQTGVDDVETFLDAVTVWYQQTPALLAGGVQGYAAWVAWDGKSSLAPPSRMLEMITGVFNQTVEQVQSTMAPVMANLAPYKSRGLDVTLQLIPFPDYFSYTSALQNNSMAIGGGILMSSRFYEQKHLTAANTAAIRQMVNATAGLPGQNTSVVVDITGGGAVVNAPPLTGVNPAYRRALLTNIVARNWDDVTPYADIAEARDDITFNKGKAQEVFAPSTGSYMNEGNYLDPNYLSNFYGDALPTLAAIKQKYDPTGLFYCQTCVGSDSWAQQPDGHLCRA; encoded by the exons ATGGTCGCTCGTAAGAATCTCTTCACGTCACTTGGAGCTGCCGTTCTGGCAGGCTTAGTACAGAATGCTGAGGCAGATTGCAAATGT TTTCCTGGTGATTCTTGCTGGCCATCTGATGCGGCGTGGGCGGCTTTGAACAAGACGACTTCGGGGAATCTGATTAGGAATGTTCCAGTCGCCGCACCATGCTACCCAGGCGCCCATCAAGACGATGCTGCTTGCACCGATATCAAGGCAAACTGGGCCAACTCGGTCTTCCAGGCCAAATTCCCCACGGGATATGACTTCCCCCACACATGGGCTTGCGATCTCCCTGGGCGAAACTCGTCATCATGCTCGATGGGCGAGTCTGCGACCTACAGCATCAATGCCACCACCCCCGAAGCCATCAGCGCTGGGTTGAAATTTGCCAAAGAGTACAACATCCGCGTTACGATTAAGAACACGGGGCACGATTTTCTCGGTCGATCCGCCGGGGCCGGCAGTCTGGAAATCTGGACCCGTTACCTACGCCCTTCCATCCAACCTCCTATTGTCTTCCACGATGTCTATACTCCAACGCAGTCTTGTGCAGCTGTCCAGAAGGGCGGCAGTTCTTACTGGGGCGGCAGCTCAGTGCAGCTTGATGGTATGGTCACATTTGACGACGTCTACCCGCAGGCACACCAGAAAGGTGTCGTGGTCGTTGGCGGGACCTGCCACTCTGTTGGAATGACGGGTGGTTATCTCCAGGGCGGCGGACATGGTGCTGCTATGCATCAGTACGGCCTGGGTACAGACCAGGTCCTGGAATATAACGTGGTTCTTGCCAATGGCTCTCAAGTCCTGGCAAGTCCTTGCTCCAACCCAGACCTGTTCCAAGCTCTCCGCGGCGGCGGGCCAGGCACGTATGGCGTTGTCACAAGCGCTACTGTGCGGACTTACCCCGACACGCCCATGGTTGGTGTTGTGCTGCTCATGTCGCCACAAACGGGCGTGGATGACGTGGAGACGTTTCTCGACGCCGTGACAGTCTGGTATCAGCAGACGCCGGCCCTCCTCGCCGGTGGTGTGCAAGGCTACGCAGCCTGGGTGGCGTGGGATGGCAAGTCGTCCCTGGCGCCGCCATCACgcatgctggagatgattaCTGGTGTTTTCAACCAAACCGTGGAGCAAGTGCAGTCGACGATGGCCCCAGTTATGGCTAATCTAGCCCCGTATAAGTCGCGAGGCCTCGACGTTACTCTGCAGCTTATTCCTTTCCCTGATTACTTTAGCTACACATCGGCATTGCAGAACAACTCCATGGCAATCGGCGGGGGCATTCTCATGTCATCGCGATTCTACGAGCAAAAGCATCTCACTGCTGCCAATACAGCCGCGATCCGACAGATGGTCAATGCTACCGCAGGTCTCCCTGGCCAGAACACCTCCGTTGTTGTTGATATCaccggtggtggtgctgtGGTCAACGCTCCGCCGCTCACAGGCGTGAACCCTGCCTACCGCCGCGCGCTCCTTACTAATATTGTGGCCCGTAACTGGGATGATGTTACGCCGTATGCAGATATCGCTGAGGCGCGGGACGACATTACATTTAATAAAGGCAAAGCTCAGGAGGTTTTTGCGCCGAGCACGGGCTCGTACATGAACGAGGGCAACTATCTCGATCCCAACTATCTATCTAATTTCTATGGAGACGCGCTGCCTACGCTTGCGGCTATCAAGCAAAAGTACGATCCGACAGGCTTGTTTTACTGTCAGACATGTGTTGGGTCTGATAGTTGGGCTCAGCAGCCAGATGGACATCTTTGCAGAGCTTAG
- a CDS encoding adenosine/AMP deaminase domain-containing protein — MFSPKSKTAKHLADGHPRQRGAPEKGDASESDGDFDKAAALELIKAHDSEVDRRRSGVETSRLGAENGSLGLPLDLDTTGAEKRVPVPSAEEYNELRKHVFAVEQELSFDARCRSRASELEMDVDAIIRKIRERDDREIYASQPKRRGYQGQMHERFAGDHFLGNVDVINKTHLFKIASKIPKGAHLHIHFNACLPPNVLLGIANGMDRMFVSSTLPLIHKAGDEDEYENFDKCEIQFSIMNQKRLDNKLGNLFSVDYIRGHMMKFSDFRNQFSSHYNKATVDEWLLHKLLFEEQETHHPLQTASGAWEKFNGRTRMMKGLFNYQTAYREYTKLCLADFVRDNIQYAEIRPNFMQTNQLYTDDGEGMINNEGIMKIIISAVEEFQKEVAQKGQFFGGLKVIYCTPRSMDRENVVVALKECIEFKKRWPQWIAGFDLVGEEAKGHPIKEFVPELLEFKRQCAAQNLDIPFLFHCGETLDMGTDTDGNLVDALLLGSKRIGHGFALAKHPYVMQQMKAKGICLELCPISNEILGLTPRVGGHAMYQLLANNVHCTVSSDNGALFRSSLSHDFYQVMVGKADMGLFGWKQLAMWSIDHACLNEEERENMKYEWSQQWNEFLKWVKTTYGDLIKDVAKI; from the exons ATGTTCTCaccaaaaagcaaaaccGCGAAGCACCTCGCTGATGGGCACCCTCGGCAACGGGGCGCCCCCGAGAAAGGTGATGCTTCCGAGAGTGACGGCGACTTTGACAAGGCCGCTGCGCTTGAGCTGATCAAGGCGCATGACTCCGAAGTTGACAGGCGCCGGAGCGGAGTTGAGACGAGCCGTCTCGGGGCCGAAAATGGCTCTCTCGGCCTGCCCCTGGACCTCGACACTACCGGCGCCGAAAAGAGAGTACCGGTACCGAGTGCAGAGGAATACAACGAATTGCGAAAACACGTCTTCGCCGTAGAGCAGGAACTATCGTTTGATGCCCGGTGCCGCTCTCGCGCCAGTGAACTGGAaatggatgttgatgccattATTCGAAAGATACGAGAGCGAGACGACAGAGAAATCTACGCTTCCCAACCCAAAAGAAGGGGGTATCAAGGCCAGATGCATGAGCGCTTCGCAGGCGATCACTTCCTCGGCAACGTCGACGTTATCAACAAGACACACCTGTTCAAGATCGCCTCCAAGATACCAAAGGGCGCCCACCTGCACATACACTTCAATGCCTGCTTGCCACCCAACGTGCTGCTTGGCATTGCAAATGGCATGGATCGCATGTTCGTTTCAAGTACTCTTCCCCTTATCCACAAGGCTGGGGACGAGGATGAGTATGAAAATTTTGACAAGTGCGAGATACAGTTTTCCATCATGAATCAGAAAAGATTGGATAATAAGCTCGGCAATCTATTTTCCGTCGACTATATCCGCGGCCATATGATGAAGTTTTCAGACTTTAGAAATCAGTTCTCAAGCCATTATAACAAGGCTACTGTTGATGAATGGTTGCTGCATAAGCTCCTGTTCGAGGAGCAAGAGACCCACCATCCCCTTCAGACAGCTTCTGG TGCTTGGGAAAAGTTCAACGGCAGAACACGCATGATGAAGGGTCTTTTCAACTATCAGACAGCGTATCGCGAATATACAAAATTGTGCCTCGCAGATTTTGTTCGAGATAATATCCAATACGCCGAGATACGGCCTAATTTCATGCAGACAAATCAACTCTATACCGACGACGGCGAAGGTATGATCAATAACGAGGGCATCATGAAAATCATCATCAGTGCGGTGGAAGAGTTTCAAAAAGAGGTTGCTCAAAAGGGCCAGTTCTTTGGAGGACTCAAAGTTATATACTGCACGCCGCGCTCAATGGACCGGGAAAATGTGGTAGTGGCTCTGAAAGAGTGCATAGAGTTTAAGAAGAGGTGGCCACAGTGGATTGCAG GCTTTGACCTTGTCGGCGAAGAGGCAAAGGGCCATCCGATCAAGGAATTTGTTCCTGAGCTGCTAGAGTTCAAAAGGCAGTGCGCTGCGCAGAACCTCGATATCCCCTTCCTTTTCCACTGCGGTGAAACGCTGGACATGGGCACCGACACGGACGGCAATCTGGTTGACGCTCTATTGCTGGGATCGAAGCGCATTGGCCATGGCTTCGCCCTGGCAAAACACCCCTATGTGATGCAGCAAATGAAGGCCAAAGGAATATGCCTAGAACTATGCCCAATTTCCAACGAGATCCTGGGACTTACACCGCGAGTGGGTGGGCATGCCATGTATCAGTTGCTGGCGAATAACGTGCACTGCACCGTCAGTTCTGATAATGGGGCGCTTTTCAG GTCCTCGCTCTCACACGACTTCTACCAAGTCATGGTGGGCAAGGCAGACATGGGGTTGTTTGGATGGAAGCAGCTTGCCATGTGGAGCATCGACCATGCGTGTTTaaacgaagaagagagagagaatatgAAGTACGAGTGGAGCCAACAGTGGAATGAGTTCCTCAAGTGGGTAAAGACAACATATGGCGACCTCATTAAGGACGTGGCCAAGATTTGA